A region of Pristis pectinata isolate sPriPec2 chromosome 24, sPriPec2.1.pri, whole genome shotgun sequence DNA encodes the following proteins:
- the LOC127582592 gene encoding growth/differentiation factor 15-like: MFMHTPHTLRYVATCLLLFSATCVDLRPHDSHRKWLQIEAVKRGILDYLGLEQPPVIRKSVSREEEEKMYQLFLQNSSSGRPGRSAESVTTLHVIPVLVEGAGDSGMAASKEGDFDQRLTFCFSNSSDIHPGLRVVRAELKLFQHLPVNKSLERLSSSSWRRVNVYEILEPTSPGGELSYQLLDSKALDTRPITNISLDVRPLIERWMGSGQQQVQVQLQFHPPHPDNPVLDPGSNTSNHLSLEIETKEVASVPRERRAASSGEDCRRRQRNCCRKSLRVSFKEIGWSDWIRAPESYNMYNCGGTCPANYKPANMHAMIKSAMHQLSGGASPALCCIPAAYEPMTLLHYSSEGTLTLTAFEGMIVTNCHCS; the protein is encoded by the exons ATGTTTATGCACACCCCGCACACGCTCAGGTATGTTGCTACCTGCCTCCTCTTATTCTCTGCCACATGTGTCGACCTGAGACCTCACGACAGCCACAGAAAATGGTTGCAGATTGAAGCAGTGAAGAGAGGAATCCTGGACTACCTGGGATTGGAGCAGCCCCCTGTGATCAGGAAGAGTGTGagcagggaggaggaagagaaaatgtATCAGCTCTTCCTGCAGAACAGCAGCAGCGGCAGACCGGGGCGCTCGGCAGAATCTGTCACAACACTTCATGTCATTCCAGTGCTGG ttGAAGGAGCTGGAGACAGCGGAATGGCGGCTTCCAAGGAAGGAGACTTTGATCAGAGACTCACTTTCTGCTTCTCCAACAGTTCGGACATTCATCCGGGTTTGAGGGTTGTCCGCGCTGAATTAAAACTCTTCCAACACCTCCCTGTCAACAAGTCTCTCGAGAGGTTAAGTTCCAGCTCCTGGAGGCGAGTCAATGTTTATGAGATATTGGAGCCCACCAGCCCAGGTGGAGAACTGTCTTATCAACTGTTGGATTCCAAGGCCCTGGACACTCGGCCCATCACCAACATCAGCCTTGACGTCCGGCCACTAATTGAGCGTTGGATGGGTAGTGGGCAGCAGCAGGTACAAGTGCAACTCCAGTTTCACCCACCCCATCCTGACAATCCAGTGCTTGACCCAGGTTCCAACACCAGCAATCATCTCAGTTTGGAGATTGAGACCAAGGAAGTGGCGAGTGTCCCGAGGGAACGGCGGGCAGCCAGCTCTGGGGAGGACTGCCGGAGGAGGCAGAGGAATTGCTGCCGGAAATCTCTAAGGGTGTCATTTAAGGAGATCGGATGGAGTGACTGGATCAGGGCACCCGAGTCCTATAATATGTACAACTGTGGGGGCACCTGTCCAGCAAACTACAAGCCAGCCAATATGCATGCCATGATTAAATCTGCCATGCACCAGCTGTCTGGAGGAGCCAGTCCCGCACTCTGCTGCATTCCTGCAGCATATGAACCCATGACTTTGCTGCATTATAGCAGCGAGGGCACACTCACACTCACTGCATTCGAGGGCATGATTGTCACCAATTGTCACTGCTCCTAA